One window of Leptolyngbyaceae cyanobacterium genomic DNA carries:
- a CDS encoding DUF3352 domain-containing protein yields MPEKKPRSLTPWLIGAAVIATGGIVAYFYLNGNFGDATSPLASAKIVPSDALMAGTISTDPQAWAQLQKFGTPEAQTAVNQGLNEFNKQVFTDSKINYEKDIKPWLGNVMFAVIPSNSAEGGQKSSVLAVVGIKNKISAWNFANKFKSGTQTKETDYKGIKVIETGDTKKDYLAVLNNHLVWSSERKPVELAIDTFKGQRSFASKQDAATILSKGVDMQNTIAQIYIPEYGNSIQKLLANNPSTTALPQQSLDQLKQVKSLVMGLGIDNDGLRMKAIGKVDPSLIQVEYKPSPGKVVSQFPLETIALISGHGISTGWSVFVNQAKNDAQIQQQLEQTKQQLKTTYNLDLDKDVFSWMNGEFALGAIASNQGLLEPIGVGGALVLKTSDRATAEATFAKLDEIAKTNQISISQRDIQGKTITEWKLPNEQTWLGHGWLDRESVFVAVGQPIIDVMATNSSGLNSGESFKAITSSLQQPNVGYFYIDVEKLMMLVNRHLPEPQKTAIPPETTAILNSIRGIGITANQPDRSTSNVEMLLALKRKV; encoded by the coding sequence ATGCCAGAAAAAAAACCGCGTTCCTTAACTCCTTGGCTAATTGGTGCTGCCGTAATTGCTACAGGTGGCATAGTTGCTTATTTTTACCTTAACGGTAACTTTGGGGATGCTACCAGCCCTTTAGCTAGCGCCAAAATCGTGCCAAGTGACGCATTAATGGCTGGTACGATCTCTACAGACCCCCAAGCTTGGGCTCAATTGCAAAAATTTGGCACTCCCGAAGCGCAAACTGCCGTTAACCAAGGATTAAACGAGTTTAACAAACAAGTATTTACTGACTCCAAGATTAATTACGAAAAAGATATCAAACCTTGGCTTGGTAACGTGATGTTTGCCGTCATTCCATCCAATTCGGCAGAGGGGGGACAAAAATCCAGCGTGCTAGCTGTAGTGGGAATTAAAAATAAAATCAGTGCTTGGAATTTCGCCAATAAATTCAAATCAGGAACTCAAACAAAAGAGACTGACTATAAAGGAATTAAGGTGATTGAAACGGGCGATACCAAAAAAGATTATCTCGCCGTTTTGAATAATCATTTAGTTTGGTCTTCGGAAAGAAAGCCAGTAGAATTAGCGATCGACACTTTCAAGGGTCAGCGTTCATTTGCTAGTAAACAAGATGCTGCTACTATCCTAAGTAAAGGTGTAGATATGCAAAATACGATCGCGCAAATCTACATCCCAGAATACGGTAACTCAATTCAAAAGTTACTGGCTAACAATCCCAGCACGACGGCGTTACCTCAACAATCTCTCGACCAATTGAAGCAGGTGAAGTCTTTGGTGATGGGATTGGGGATCGATAATGATGGTTTGCGGATGAAGGCGATCGGCAAAGTAGATCCATCTTTAATTCAGGTAGAATATAAACCGAGTCCGGGCAAAGTAGTCAGTCAATTTCCCCTCGAAACAATTGCTTTAATTAGCGGACACGGGATCAGCACTGGTTGGTCGGTTTTTGTCAATCAAGCTAAAAATGATGCTCAAATTCAACAACAACTCGAACAGACGAAACAACAATTAAAAACTACCTACAATCTTGACTTGGATAAAGATGTTTTTAGTTGGATGAATGGGGAATTTGCTTTGGGCGCGATCGCATCTAATCAAGGATTATTAGAACCCATCGGAGTAGGGGGTGCTTTAGTTTTGAAAACAAGCGATCGCGCTACCGCCGAAGCCACTTTTGCCAAGCTAGATGAAATCGCCAAAACCAACCAAATTAGTATTTCCCAAAGAGACATTCAAGGAAAAACTATTACCGAATGGAAATTACCCAACGAGCAAACATGGTTGGGCCACGGTTGGCTAGATCGAGAATCGGTATTTGTTGCCGTTGGTCAACCGATTATCGATGTAATGGCGACTAATTCTAGTGGGTTAAATAGTGGGGAATCATTTAAAGCCATCACGAGTTCTTTACAACAGCCAAATGTTGGTTATTTTTACATAGATGTGGAAAAATTAATGATGTTAGTGAATCGTCATTTACCAGAACCGCAAAAGACTGCCATTCCCCCAGAAACAACCGCCATTCTTAATTCGATTCGCGGGATTGGCATTACTGCAAATCAACCCGATCGCTCAACTAGTAATGTAGAAATGTTACTAGCTCTCAAGCGGAAAGTTTGA